The Pseudomonas sp. HOU2 DNA window ACCAGAAAGACGCGGGCACCTACATTCCGCTGCAGAACCTGTACGACGGTCAGCCACGCTTTGACCTGTACGACTCGTTCCTCTCGGAAGAAGCGGTACTGGCCTTCGAATACGGTTACTCGACCACCACACCAAACGCGCTGGTGATCTGGGAAGCCCAGTTCGGCGACTTCGCCAACGGTGCACAGGTCGTTATCGACCAGTTCATCACCAGCGGCGAACACAAGTGGGGCCGTCTCTGCGGTCTGACCATGCTGTTGCCGCACGGTTACGAAGGTCAGGGTCCTGAGCACAGCTCGGCACGTCTTGAGCGTTACCTGCAGCTGTGCGCCGAGCACAACATTCAGGTGTGCATGCCGACCACCCCGGCCCAGATCTACCACTTGCTGCGCCGTCAGGTGATTCGCCCGCTGCGCAAACCTCTGGTAGTGCTGACGCCGAAGTCGCTGCTGCGCCACAAGCTGGCCGTCTCGACCCTGGAAGATCTGGCTGAAGGTTCGTTCCAGACCGTGATCCCGGAAATCGATGCCCTGGACCCGAAAAAGGTCGAGCGCGTTGTTCTGTGCAGCGGCAAGGTCTACTACGACCTGCTGGAAAAACGTCGTGCCGAAGGCCGTGACGATATCGCCATCGTGCGTATCGAGCAGCTGTATCCATTCCCTGAGGACGACTTGAAAGAAGTCCTGGCGCCTTATACCAACGTCAAGCATGCCGTCTGGTGTCAGGAAGAGCCGATGAACCAGGGTGCCTGGTACTGCAGCCAGCATCACCTGCGTCGCAGCATCGGTAACCTCAACAAGTCTCTCGTACTCGAGTACGCGGGCCGTGAGGCTTCTGCTGCCCCAGCATGTGGTTACGCATCGATGCACGCCGAGCAGCAGGAAAAACTGCTGCAAGACGCGTTTACCGTTTAACGCCTTCGCGCACCTGAAACCGAATTTAAGGAACCACAGATAATGGCTATCGAGATCAAAGCCCCCACTTTCCCGGAATCGGTTGCCGATGGCACCGTTGCCACCTGGCACAAAAAACCGGGCGACGCCGTCAAACGTGACGAACTGATCGTCGACATCGAAACCGACAAGGTCGTACTGGAAGTGCTGGCTACCGCCGACGGCGTGCTGGGCGCAATCGTCAAGAACGAAGGCGACACCGTTCTGTCCGACGAAGTCCTGGGCTCCATCACTGAAGGTGGTGCTGCTGCGGCTGCTCCAGCCGCCGCTGCTGCTCCGGCCGCTGCTGCCGCTGCCCCGGCTGCTGCCGAAGGCGAAGACGATCCTGTTGCTGCTCCGGCTGCGCGCAAGCTGGCTGAAGAGAACGGCATCAACATCGCTTCCGTTGCCGGCACCGGCAAAGGCGGTCGTGTGACCAAGGAAGACGTGGTGGCTGCTGTTGCCGCGAAGAAAGCCGCTCCAGCTGCTGCACCTTCCAAGGCTGCTGCTCCAGCCGCTGCTGCTCCTGTGTTCGCCGCTGGCGACCGCGTTGAAAAACGCGTGCCGATGACTCGTCTGCGTGCCAAGGTTGCCGAGCGTCTGGTAGAAGCCCAGTCGAACATGGCGATGCTGACCACCTTCAACGAAGTCGACATGACCGAAGTCATGGCCCTGCGTTCGAAGTACAAGGATCTGTTCGAGAAGTCCCACAACGGCGTACGCCTGGGCTTCATGTCGTTCTTCGTCAAGGCGGCCACCGAAGCGCTGAAACGCTTCCCGGCAGTCAACGCTTCGATCGACGGCGCGGACATCGTCTACCACGGCTACGCCGACATCGGTGTTGCCGTTTCCAGCGACCGTGGCCTGGTTGTGCCGGTTCTGCGTAACGCCGAGCTGATGAGCCTGGCGGAAATCGAAGGCGGCATCGCCACGTTCGGCAAGAAAGCCCGTGACGGCAAACTGTCGATGGAAGAGATGACCGGCGGTACCTTCACCATCACCAACGGTGGTACCTTCGGTTCGATGATGTCGACCCCGATCGTCAACCCGCCGCAGGCAGCGATTCTGGGCATGCACAACATCATCCAGCGTCCTATGGCCATCAACGGTCAGGTCGTGATCCGTCCGATGATGTACCTGGCACTGTCCTACGATCACCGTCTGATCGATGGCAAAGAAGCTGTGACCTTCCTGGTGACCATCAAGAACCTGCTGGAAGATCCGGCTCGTCTGTTGCTGGATATCTGATAGAAGCAGCCATGCGCTGCGGGTGGCGTACCGTCGGCAACGGCGGTACGGCTCGCAGCGCGCGGCTTGAAGCTTTTCGCTAAAGAGGATTTTTTGAATGTCGCAGAAATTTGACGTAGTAGTGATCGGTGCCGGCCCTGGCGGCTATGTTGCTGCCATCAAGGCCGCGCAGCTGGGTCTCACCACTGCCTGCATCGAGAAGTACACCGACGCTGAAGGCAAACAGGCCCTCGGCGGTACTTGCCTGAACGTCGGCTGCATTCCGTCCAAGGCGCTGCTGGACAGCTCCTGGAAGTACAAGGAAGCCAAAGAGAGCTTCAACGTTCACGGTATCTCGACCGGCGAAGTCAAAATGGACGTCGCAGCGATGGTTGGCCGCAAGGCTGGCATCGTCAAGAACCTGACCGGCGGCGTTGCCACCCTGTTCAAGGCCAACGGCGTTACTTCGATCCAGG harbors:
- the odhB gene encoding 2-oxoglutarate dehydrogenase complex dihydrolipoyllysine-residue succinyltransferase, producing the protein MAIEIKAPTFPESVADGTVATWHKKPGDAVKRDELIVDIETDKVVLEVLATADGVLGAIVKNEGDTVLSDEVLGSITEGGAAAAAPAAAAAPAAAAAAPAAAEGEDDPVAAPAARKLAEENGINIASVAGTGKGGRVTKEDVVAAVAAKKAAPAAAPSKAAAPAAAAPVFAAGDRVEKRVPMTRLRAKVAERLVEAQSNMAMLTTFNEVDMTEVMALRSKYKDLFEKSHNGVRLGFMSFFVKAATEALKRFPAVNASIDGADIVYHGYADIGVAVSSDRGLVVPVLRNAELMSLAEIEGGIATFGKKARDGKLSMEEMTGGTFTITNGGTFGSMMSTPIVNPPQAAILGMHNIIQRPMAINGQVVIRPMMYLALSYDHRLIDGKEAVTFLVTIKNLLEDPARLLLDI